GGCCGCCCGGAGCCCTTCGAAGCCCTGGCGCGCCTCGTGATCGACGCCGAGGGCGCCTCGCCCCGGCTGCCGGCCTCGCTGGGGCTGCACCTCCATCGCACCTATGCCTGCGGGCTGCAGTATGAGATGCGCGGGGTCGGCGGCCTCGAGCCCGACACGCCCGAGATGTTCTTCGGCCGTCACGTCGCCCCCGGGTTTTTCGCCTGGCTGCTCCCCGTCGGCCGGGACCGCGCGCGGATCGGCCTGGCGGTGGACCCGCGTGACGCCGGCCGCGCGCCCGTTCACTACCTCGACCGGCTGCTGGCGACGCACGCCGTGCTGCGCCGGCGGGTGGCCGGGGCCGTGATCACCCGGAAGGTCGGCGGCCGGATCCCGATGCTGACCCGCCGCGCGCCCGCGTCCCAACGCGGCCTGCTGGTCGTGGGGGACGCGGCCGGGCAGGTGAAGGCGACGTCCGGCGGCGGCATCTTCTTTGCGATGGTCGCCGGGCGTCTCGCCGGCCGCGCCGCGGCGCGGTACGCGGCCGGCGACCCGGAGGCGCCCGAGGCCTACGAGCGCGGGTGGCGCGGCGCGTTCGGGCGCGAGGTGGCGTTTACCGCCTTCGGCCGGCGCGTCCTCAATCGCCTCGCGGACCGCGAGCTCGATCTCGTGATGCGGTTCATCGAGGCGAGTCCGGCGATCCGGGCGAGCGTCGAAGCGGCCGGCGACACGCAGTACCAGTCGCGGATCTTTCGTCCGCTCCTGCGCAGCCTCGCCGCCGCCGCGCTCCGGCGCCCCGGGCTGCTGCCGGTGGTGGGCCAGGCGCTCGTGCACGGGATGCTCGTGCAGATGTGACGGCGGCGGGTGGCGCCGATTCTCGACGCGTTCAGGCGAGTGGCGCCACTCGAGCAGTTGATCCCGGCGGCAGTGGATCGGATGGCGCCGATTCTCGACGCGTTCAGATGGAAGGAGAAGTCCGCCGGCGCGGGAAACCATCTGACATGCCGGATGCCACTCGTTCGTCGCCTGCGGCTCGCGGATCCGCATGAACGCTCACGCCGGGGTCCCGCCGCGAACGGTCATCGCCGACCTGCACCTCCACTCGAAATTCAGCCGCGCGACCAGCCGGGACATGGACGTGGAGACCCTCGCGAAGTGGTGCGCGCTCAAAGGCATCACGGTGGTGGGGACCGGCGATTTCACCCATCCGGTGTGGCTGCGCGAGCTCAAGGCGAAGCTCACGCCCACCGGCCGCGGCCTGTTCACGCACGGCGGACGGCATTTCATGCTCACCGTCGAGGTGAGCAACATCTACCCGCAGGGCGGCCGCCTCCGCAAGATTCACAACGTCATCCTCGCGCCGGGCTTCGAAGTTGTGGACCGGATCAACGCGGTGCTGGCGCGGTTCGGGAGCCTGATGGCCGACGGCCGGCCGACGCTGTCGCTGCCCAGCCACAAACTGGTCGAGTACGTGATGGAGATCTCCGCCGACTGCATGGTCATTCCGGCGCACGTGTGGACGCCGTGGTTTTCGCTCTACGGCAGCAACTCCGGATTCGACGCGCTCGCGGAGTGCTTCGGCGACCAGGCCGTCCAGATCCGCGCGGCGGAGACCGGGTTGAGCAGCGATCCGCCGATGAACTGGCGGCTCAGCGAGCTGGACCGCGTCGTGCTCGTCAGCAACTCGGACGCGCACTCCCCGGCCAAACTGGGCCGCGAGGCCAACGTGCTCGACTGCGAGCTGGACTACGCGGACATGATCCGCGTGCTGCGCGGCGAGGACCGGCGGCGGTTCTTGTTCACGATCGAGTTCTTTCCGGAGGAGGGCAAGTACCACTTCGACGGCCACCGCGCCTGCCAGCAACGGATGTCTCCGGCCGAAACGCGGGCCGCGGGCGGCCGGTGTCCGGTCTGCGGCCGGCCGGTGACCGTAGGCGTGATGTCGCGCGTCGAGGCCCTGGCCGACCGGGCCGAAGGTCAGGGCGGCGAGGACCGCGTCCCGTTCCGCAATCTCATTCCGCTCGAAGAAATCATCGCCGCGGCGTTCGGGTCGCAGCCCGGCACGGGCGCGGTGCGGGAGGAGTACCTCAATCTCGTGCGCGCGCTCGGCGGCGAATTTCACGTGCTGCTCGATGCCCCGCTGGACGAGATCGCCCGCTACACGCGGCCCCGGGTGGTCGACGGCGTGCGGCGCGTCCGCGAGGGATCGGTGCAGATCCGTCCAGGCTACGACGGCCTGTTCGGGGAGATTCACGTGTTCGGAGGAGCGGCCGACGAGGAGCGCCGGACCGCGGCCGCGCAGCCGGCCCAGACAAGCCTCTTCTGATCGGCCCCAGCCCCCGCCGGCGCGACCGCAGCCGCCGGCCCGCCCGATCGTCACGCTGCATCCCGGCCGCGACGCCCGCCTGCGCGCCGGGCACACGTGGGTCTACCGCGCGGAGATCGCGCGCATCCGCGGCGACCCGGCCGACGGCGATGCGGTCGCCGTGCACGATGCCTCGGGGCGGCTCCTCGGGACCGGGTTCCTCAATACGCGCTCGGTGATCACCGTCCGGCTCCTCACCACGGCCGACCGGGATCTCGACGAGCCGTTCTTTCGCGAGCGGTTGGAACGGGCGCTCGCGCTCCGCCGGGACGTCGTGGCCGATACGACCGCCTTCCGGCTGGTGTTCGGCGAAGGCGACCGGCTGCCGGGGTTGATCGTCGATCGTTACGGCGACACGCTGGTGCTCCAAACGTTGACCGCGGGGATGGACCGTCGCAAGGAGTTGCTCGTCCGGCTGCTGCTCGACCTCACGGGCGCCCGTCGCGTCTATGCCCGCAACGACCCGGCGGTGCGCCGGCTCGAGGGGCTGGCCCGCGAGACCGGCTGGCTCGCCGGGGGCGGGCCGGCGGAGGCGGCGATCGAGGAAGCCGGCGCGGCCTTTCTCGTGGACGTGGCCGCCGGGCAGAAGACGGGATTCTTTCTCGACCAGCGTGAGAACCGCGTCTACGCCGCCGGCCTGCTGCGCGGGGACGTGCTGGACGTCTTCGCGTACACCGGGGCGTGGGCCGTGCACGCCGCACGTTGCGGTGCTCTGGTGAAAGCGGTCGAGATCTCGGAGCAGGCCGCGGCGATGATCGTGCGGCACGCCGGGCTGAACGGTGTCGGGGACCGCTGTCGCGTCGTGGCCGCCAACGCCTTCGACGAGCTCCGGCGCCTCGATCGCCGCCGCGAGCGGTTTGACGCCGTCGTGCTCGACCCCCCGGCATTCGTGAAGACGCGCGCGGCGCTCGAGCGCGGGCTCGCCGGGTACAAGGAAATCAACCTGCGGGCCCTCCGGCTGCTCCGGCCGGGCGGCTGGCTCATCAGTTGCTCCTGCTCCTATCACGTGAGCGAGGCGGCGCTGGAGGCGACCGTGGGGGAGGCGGCACGGGACGCCGGCCGCTGGGTGCGCCTCGTGGAGCGGCGCTCGCAGGCGCGCGACCATCCGGTCGCGCTCGGCGTCCCGGAGACGCGCTATCTGAAGTGCCTGATCGCCGAAGTGGAGTAGAAGTGGAGCAAAGGAGACGGGGTGCGGTTGCAGGGTACCGGGGGAGAATCTATAATAATGGCAGTGATGCTTCGCCGATATCGGTGGCTTCGGCAGGAGGAGAACCGCCCGCGGTTCTCCTCCTTGTCGTTTGTTGGGCCCAACACGCCGGTGGCCGAATGGTGAGGTGACAGATGGTGGTGGCGGCTCACCAAATCCATATTACCGACAACCTCGATCTGCTGCTGGAAGTGCTGCCGGCGGAGATTCGCCGGCAGATCGAGATGCAGGCCGGTCTCGATACGCTGCTCGAGATCGTGCTCGATCTGGGCCGGGAGCCGGAGGCGCGCTTCCCGGAGCGCGTGGTGCGGCTCTCCGACGGCTTCGTCTCGCGCGAGGAGCTGCACCACGTCGCGAGCCGGGTCGGCACGTTCGGCAAGGACAACCGGGCCGGCATCGAGCGGACGCTGCACCGGATCTCCGCGATCCGCAATCGCGCCGGCGAGGTCATCGGGCTCACCCTGCGCGTCGGCCGCGCCGTGTTCGGCACGGTCGACATCGTCCGCGACGTGATCGAGGCCGGACAGAGCGTGCTGCTGGTCGGGCGCCCCGGGGTCGGGAAGACGACGCTCCTCCGCGAGGCGGCCCGGGTGCTGTCGGACGAGGCGAGCAAGCGCGTCGTCGTGGTCGACACGAGCAACGAGATCGCGGGCGACGGCGACATCCCGCATCCCGGGATCGGCCGGGCGCGGCGCATGCAGGTGCCGTATCCCGAACTCCAGCACGCGGTGATGATCGAGGCCGTCGAGAACCACATGCCGGAGGTCATCGTCATCGACGAGATCGGGACCGAGGCGGAAGCGCTGGCGGCCCGGACGATCGCCGAGCGCGGCGTGCAGCTCATCGCGACGGCGCACGGCAACACCCTCGACAACCTGCTGCAGAACCCGACCCTCTGCGATCTCGTCGGCGGGATTCAGGCCGTGACGCTGGGCGACGAGGAAGCGCGCCGCCGCGGCACGCAGAAGACCGTGCTCGAACGCAAGGCCCCGCCGACGTTCGACGTGGTCATTGAAATTCTGGACAAGGACCGGCTCGCGGTACACCACGACGTCGGGCACGTCGTCGACCGGTTCCTCCGGGGGGCGCTGCCGAAGCCGGAGATCCGGACGCGGACGCCGGAGGGCGAGGTCCGCATCACGAGCGGCGAGGTCGCGGCCCAGCCGGCCAACGGCGCCGCGCTGTCGAACGGCCACCTGCCGCCGGTGGCGCCGCCGCAGAAGATCGTCCGGATCTACCCGTACGCCGTCAGCCGCAACCGACTGGAGCGGGCGATCCGCGAGCTGCGGGTGCCGGCCATCATCGCCGACGCGCTGCACGACGCGGACGTGCTGCTCACCCTCAAGTCCCAGGAGCGCCGGCAGCCGAAACGCCTCAAGGACGCGGGCCACCGGGGCCTGCCGACGCACATCATCAAGAGCAACACGCTCTCGCAGATCGAGGGCGTGCTCCGGGAGATCTTCGGGGTGCAGGACCGGATGAGCCCCGAAGAGCAGGCGATGCGCGAGGCCGAGGAGGCCATCTCGGAGGTCATGGCGGCGGCCCAGCCGGTGGAATTGGGGCCGCAGAATTCGTACCTCCGGCGGCTGCAGCATCAGCTCATTCAGCGGTACGGCCTCGCGTCCGAGAGCAAGGGGACCGACCCCTTCCGCCGTGTGGTGATCTATCCCCAATAGGCCCGGCCACGTCGGCGCCGGCCCTGGTCACCCCGCCCCCGGTCGGGGGCAGGCAGACGGCGCTCCTGGTCACCCCGCCGGCGGGGCGGGAGGGCAGGCAGGGGGGCAGGCGGGCGGGTATCGCGGCGTGTTCATCACGCTCGAGGGGCCCGACGGCGCCGGGAAGACCACCCAGGCGGCGCTGCTGGTCGCGCGCCTGCGCGCGGAGGGCCGCGACGTGGTGCCCCTCCGGGAACCGGGCGGGACCGCGGTCGGCGAGCAGATCCGCGCGCTGCTGCTGGACCCGCGCCACGCCGAACTCGCGCCGCGCACGGAGATGCTGCTCTTTGCGGCCTCCCGCGCCCAACTCGTGGCCGAGGTGGTGGCGCCGGCGCTCGCCCTCGGGCGGGTCGTCGTGTGCGAGCGGTACGTGGACGCCTCCCTCGCGTATCAGGGGGTCGCGCGGGGGCTCGGCATCGACGTCGTCCTGGCCGTCAACGACGCCGCCACGGGCGGCCTGCGCCCGGATCTCACCCTGTTGCTCGACCTGGACCCGGAAACCGGCCTGCGGCGCGCCCGCACGGCGACGGGCCGCGCGGACGCGGGCGGGTGGGCGGGCGGCGACCGGCTGGAGGGGGAGACGGCCGCGTTCCACGCCCGTGTCCGGGAGGGGTTTCTGGCGCTGGCCAGAAATGAGCCGCAGCGCATTCGGGTGATCGACGCGCGCAAGACCGTCGCCGAGGTCGAGCGCGAGATCACGGCCGCCGTCGACGGCGTGCTCCGGGCACAGCATCGGGCGGGAGGGAGTCCGTGAAGCTGATCCTGGCCATCGTGCAGGAGAAGGACCAGCGGCGGCTCATGGAAGGCCTCGTGGCCGCCGAGTTCCAGGCGACGATGCTGGCGAGCACCGGCGGCTTCCTTCGCGAAGGGAACGCGACCATCCTGATCGGCGTGGAAGAAAACCGCGTCGACGACGTCATGGCCGTCGTCCAGAAGTACTGCCACGTGCGCGAGCAGCTCGTGAGCCCGCTGCCCCCGGTGGTCGAACCCGTCGATTCGTACATCTCCTATCCGGTGAAGGTCCAGGTCGGGGGGGCGATCGTGTTCGTTCTCGACGTCGAGCGGATGGTGAAAGTGTAGCCGCGGCGGCGTTCCGCCTTCCCTCATGCTTTTCCGCGATCTGATCGGTCAGCGAGAGGCCCGCGCGGTGCTGCAGGGCGCGCTTCGCAGCGGACGCGTCGCCCACGCCTACCTGTTCGTGGGGCCGGACGGCGTGGGCCGCCGCCCCGCCGCGCTGGCCTTCGCCCAGGCGCTCCTGTGCACGGCCCGCCTGCCTGTCGCCGGCCAGGTGTCGCCGTCGGGGGGCGGGGACGAGGCGTGCGGGGTCTGCCTCGCCTGCCGCAAAGTCGCCTCGGGCACCCATCCCGATCTTCGGGTCGTCGCCCCGGGCGGGCGCACCGAGTCGGGCGCCGAGCGGCGCGCCGTCGGCATCGAGCAGATCCGGGATCTGAAGCGGGAGGCGGCCTACCCGCCGTACGAAGCGCGGTGGAAAGTGTTCATCGTCGAGGACGCCGAGGCGATGCGCGCGGAAGCGGCGAACAGCCTCCTCAAGGTGCTGGAGGAGCCGCCGGCCCAGAGCGTCATCGTGCTCCTCTCAGAATCGGCGTCGGCGCTGCTGCCGACGATCGTCTCCCGGTCGCAGATCGTGCGCTTCGTCCCGGTGCCGCCCGCGGAGATCGCCGCGGCGCTCATCGAGCGCGCCGGCGTGCCGCCGGAGCGGGCGCCGCTCCTGGCCGCGCTCTCCGCCGGCCGGCCCGGCCTGGCGCTGCGGAAGGCGGCCGGCGGCGAGGCGGTGCTCGAGTTCCGGCAGGAGGTCGTGAAGGCGCTCGGGGCGGCGGCGGGGGGCGGTGCAGTCAAACGGCTGGACGCCGCCGAAGCGGTCTCACGGCAAAAGGACGACATCGAGCGGTGGCTCGATACGGCGCTGCTCTGGATTCGCGACATTGCGGTCTGGCAGGCGGCGCGGGACCCGGCGCTCATCGTCAACCTCGACCGCCGCGATCAGATCGCCGCCTGGGCCGACCGGGCCCGGCCGGAGGGGCTGCGCGAGGCGGCCGCGGCGATCGAGGCCGCGAAAACGGATCTCCACCGCAATCTCAATCCGCGGCTCGTGCTCGAGCATCTCTTCGCGGGCCTCCGTCTAGCGTCCGACGTCAGTGCACGAACAGGCGAAGGAGGACAATCAGCCCGCCCGCGACCAGGACGATGAGCCACCACGGCGTCGCGCGGCGCGCGGGCCGCGCGGCACTGGGGTTCGCGCACGCGTCGCAGAAGTTGCCGGTCGACAGCCGCACGAGACACTCCGAGCACAGCGCTTTGCCGCATCTCGAGCAGTAGCCGAGGGCCGGCCGATCGGAGTGATTGACGCATTTCATCTCACAGGCGCCCCCGCCGGCCTCGGGGCCGTTCCGCGGACGGTGTAGCGGCGCCCAGGCGGGGGGGCGGTCCCACGCAGGGCCTTGAGCATCATCACGTTGCGGCGGTCGGGCCCCCGGCGGTCGAATCCCGGCGTCTCGATCAGCCCGGGCAGGTCGCTAAGGGCCGGGTGCCTCACGATCGCGCGGAAGCCGCCGCGCCCGATCAGGCCCTCGCCGATGTTCTCGTGGCGGTCGAGGCGCGAGCCGAGCGCGCCCTTCGAATCGTTGAGGTGCAACGCGCGCAGCCACCGGAGTCCCACCCTCCGGTCGAAGGCGTCAACCATGCCGGCGACGCCCTTCGGCGTGCGAATATCCCACCCCGCGGCGAAGAGATGGGCCGTGTCGAGACAGACGCCGAGACGCGGGCTCCGCCCCGCGGCGTCGAGGACGTCCCGCAACTGCTCGAACGTGCCGCCGATCGTGCCGCCGGCGCTGCCCTCCAAGAGGACCATGGCCCGCGACGAGTGCGCGAGGACCGTGCGCAGTGCCAGGGCCACGCGACCGCAGCACTCGTCCCACTCCGCGCCCTGCGTGCTCCCGGGATGGATGATCGCGGCGAGCCCGTCGAGCGCCTCGATACCGCGGATCGTGTGCGTGAGCGAATCCACGGACCGCCGGAAGAGGGCCGGGTCCGGCGAGGCGAGGTTGACGAGATAGGACGCGTGGGCGACCAGCGGCTCAAGCCCGGCCCGGGCGCGGCGGCGGCGAAACTCCGCGAGATCGGCCGGCGCGTACGACACGAGCCGCCACTGCCGGGGACTGCCGACGAAGATCTGCAGGCATTCGCACCCGATCGCCGTCGCGCGCGGGATCGCGTCGTACAGGTGGCCCGCGATGGAGACGTGGGCGCCGATCGGCATGCCGAGGGCTTCGCGGAGGAGCGCTGTTCGGACCTCCCGAACTGCGCTCCCATGCCCCCGGCGCTCATCCGTCTCGCGGCCGACGCGTCGCTGGCCGGCGTCGCCGTCGTCTGGGGCGCGACGTTCCCGCTTGGCAAGCTTGTGCTGCGCTACCTCGGACCGTTTCACTATCTCGGGCTGCGGTTCGGGCTCGCCGCGCTCCTGATGGCGCCGCTCGCGTGGCGCGAGCGCGGACGTCTCGCACCGGACGGCCTGGGCGCGGGCATCCTGGCCGGCGCCGTGTTGTTCGCCGGGTACGCCCTGCAGACCGTCGGGTTGCGGTCCACGACGGCGAGCCACGCCGGGCTCATCACCGGCTTGAACGTCGTCATGATCCCGCTGATCCTGCTCGTGTGGCGCCGCCGCGCGCCCAATGCGGCGCTGGCGGGGGCTGTTCTGCTCGCGGCGTCGGGATTGTGGCTGCTGCTGTGGCAGGGCGGCCGCCCGGGCGGCGGGGACGCGCTGGTCCTCGGCTGCGCCGCGGCGCTCGCGCTGCAGGCGATTATCGTGGGACAGGTCGCCGCGGCGGTGCCGGCCGCGCCGTTTGCGGCCGTGCAGATCGCGACGGTCGCGGTGCTGGCCGGTGCCTGGGCCGTGACGGCGGAGGCGGCTCCCGCGGCGGTGCCGGGATCCGTCGCCGGCGCGATCGTGTTTATGGCGGTCGCGGCGACGCTCGGCGCATACCTCGCGCAGGCATGGGCCCAGCGCGTGGTGTCGCCGACGCGCACCGGGCTCCTGTTTGCGCTCGAGCCGGTGGCGGCGGTTGGGTTCGGCGCGGCGTGGCTCGGCGAGGCGTTGGGCCCGCGGCAGGCGGCGGGGGCGGCGGCGATTCTGCTCGGCGTGGTAATTGGGGAGGCGAGGCCCGCGCACGAGACGCCGGCGCGGCAGTCCGGCCGGGACGCCGGCGGGAGGGAAAGGGGAGGACGATCGCATGGCATCGCATAAGCGCCCGGTCTTCGCGGGGCAGGACGGCCGCGGGTTCAGCACGACGGCGGTTCACGGCGGACGGATCGCCGACGCGAACAAGTCGGTGGCCGCGCCGATCTATCAGACGGCGACGTTCAAGTACGATACCGTCGAAGACGGCGCCCGGCTCAGCGCGGAGGCCGGACCGGGCTACCTGTACACCCGGTGGGGCAATCCGACCACCGATCTCTTCGAACAGAAGGTGGCGCTGCTCGAAGGCGCCGAGGCGGCGCTCGCGACCTCTTCCGGGATGGCGGCCATCGCGACCGCCGTCGTCGGGCTGCTCAAGGCCGGCGATCACCTGATTGCGCCGAAGACCGTGTACCAGGCGACGTTCCAGCTCTTCACCGACGTGCTCGCCCGGTTCGGGGTCCAGGCCACGCTGCTCGACGACCCCGACGTGGCCGCGTACGAGCGGGCGCTCCGGCCGAACACACGGCTGCTCTATATCGAGACGCCGAACAATCCGCTGCTCGGCGTGGTCGACATCGCCGGCGTCGTGGCGCTCGCGCGCGCCCACGGCGCGCGCACCGTGGCCGACAACACCTTCGCGACACCGTACAATCAGCGGCCGCTCGGGCTCGGCGTCGATCTCGTCTGCCACAGCGCCACGAAGTACCTCGGCGGCCACCACGACGTCACGGCGGGCGTGATCGCCGGCTCCCGCGAGTCGCTTCGGCCGTGCGTCCACACGATGCGCATCTTCGGCGGCGTGCTCGACCCGTTCGCCGCGTACCTGCTGATCCGGGGCGTGGCCACGCTCGGCCTGCGCATGGAGCGGCACAACGCGAGCGCGCTCGTCCTGGCGCGGCACCTCAGCGCGCACCCGAAGGTCGCGGCCGTGCATTATCCGGGCCTCCCCGGCCATCCGCGCCACGCGATCGCGGCCCGGCAGATGCCGGGGGGATTCGGCGGGATGATGAGCATCGAGGTGGCCGGCGATGTCGCGGCCGGTGCTCGATGCGTCGAGGCGCTCCGGGTGGCGAAGCTCGCGGTCAGTCTCGGCGGCATCAGCACGCTCGTCACCCACCCGGCGTCGACGACCAGTGTCAACATGCCGCGCGAGGTGCGGCTCGCCGCCGGCATCGGCGACGGACTGATTCGCGTCTCCGTGGGGATCGAGGACCTGGAGGATCTGATCGACGACTTCGATCAGGCGCTCGGCAAGGTCTAGCGCCCCGCTCGTCCCTCACGGCGAGCGCCCTGAGTTAGTGGGCCGGCACCGGGACGATCTGCAGCACCTGCTGCTGGTAGAACGTGGCGACCGGTTCCTGCCGCGCGTACGCTTGGGCGGTGGAATTCCAGAACCGGTAGGCGGGGGGGACGATCGACCCCGCGGTGTTGAACGCCGGCGCCGTCGAGACGTTGAGGACGTAGGCGGCGCCGTTGGCCAGGGCCAGGCCGAAGTAGTCGCCGGCAAAGCTGACGCAAATCCGGCCCTGGACGGACGCGTCAAAACACGCATCGAACTGCGAGTGCGGGAGATCGCCGACGCCCCTGTCCAGCCAGTCGCCGGGCTGCTGCGGATCCCACGTCGCGGCGCTGGCGCGGATGTTCGCGCCGAGCTTCGTCAGCCCGCCGCCCGTGTCGAGGTAGAACTGCACCGCGGTGTTGATGCAGTAGTTCGTCGCGCCGGGACGCGTGAAGTAGCGCGCATTCGTACCGCACGGCAGCCGCCGATCGTACCAGGCGACGGCCACGACTCCCCGGTCGGCCGCGACACCCGCTTCGAACGAATCGGTCGCGGTGGCGTTGTCGTTGCTGCGGCCGATCGTCTGCCAGGTCATGCTCTGCGTCGCGGGGTCGAACGTTCCGCGGTGGAGGATCACGTTATAGAAGCCGGCCTGCGCGGGGCTCGTGTTCCAGCGGTTCTCCGCGGCGTAGACGTGCGTCCCGTGGGGGTCGGCGGCGAAGAAGTAGTTCAGGCCAAAGCGAAACGTCGTGTTCTGGACGATCTGCCCGCCGAAGGTGCCGGGCGTGCCCGTGGTGGCGACCGAGAAATCGACGGCGTCGAACGGCCCCCGGAACGTGTCGCCGCCGTCGGTGGACACCGCGACCACGAGGCTGCCCTGCCCCAGGAAGGCGCCCTGGAAGTTCCCCCACCACGTCGCGTAGACAAAGCCCCGGCCGTCGACGGCGATCTGCGGGGTCGCGGCGTGAGGGCCGCTGAGGGTCCCGATCACGACGGGCTTCGAGAACGTAGCCCCGTGGTCGGCGGAGCGGGCGAACTTGATGCGCCCCACCCCGGTGCTGAAGTCCACGTAGACGACGTAGATAGCGTCCCGGCGGGGGCCGTTCGTGGTATCGATGGTGATCCACTGCTTGTCGAACTCGTGCCCCTTCCCGGAGCGGCCGCCGAAGCTGTCGACCGCCACCGGGGCGCCCCAGATCCCGGCCCGCGTCCGCTTCGAGACGAAGACGCCGTCGATCGCGTTGCTGTAGTTAATCGCGAGCACGAAGGCGTACAGGTTGCCCTCGGTGTCGAACGCGAACGAGGGATCGGTGGTCGCGTCAAACCCGTTGGGGTCCGCGCACGTGTATCCGGGCACCAGCCCCGAGGCGGCGGTCACGCCGGATTTCGAAATCCCCAGGTCGTAGAATCCCAGGTGGAACTGATATTCGCCGGACCAGTCGACGAACCGGCCCGACGTGCCACTGAGCGACGGCGGGAACGGGTCGGTGCCCGAAAAGAAGAACTTGGCCCCGCCGAGCAGGTGCGCCGCGTTCGTCGGATCGACGACCAAATTCGATTCAGACTGGTTCGTCGTGTAGCTGCCGCCGGGGACGCACAACTCCTGGGTCCCGAATCCCGCCGAG
The sequence above is drawn from the bacterium genome and encodes:
- the tmk gene encoding dTMP kinase; this translates as MFITLEGPDGAGKTTQAALLVARLRAEGRDVVPLREPGGTAVGEQIRALLLDPRHAELAPRTEMLLFAASRAQLVAEVVAPALALGRVVVCERYVDASLAYQGVARGLGIDVVLAVNDAATGGLRPDLTLLLDLDPETGLRRARTATGRADAGGWAGGDRLEGETAAFHARVREGFLALARNEPQRIRVIDARKTVAEVEREITAAVDGVLRAQHRAGGSP
- a CDS encoding deoxyribonuclease IV, which codes for MPIGAHVSIAGHLYDAIPRATAIGCECLQIFVGSPRQWRLVSYAPADLAEFRRRRARAGLEPLVAHASYLVNLASPDPALFRRSVDSLTHTIRGIEALDGLAAIIHPGSTQGAEWDECCGRVALALRTVLAHSSRAMVLLEGSAGGTIGGTFEQLRDVLDAAGRSPRLGVCLDTAHLFAAGWDIRTPKGVAGMVDAFDRRVGLRWLRALHLNDSKGALGSRLDRHENIGEGLIGRGGFRAIVRHPALSDLPGLIETPGFDRRGPDRRNVMMLKALRGTAPPPGRRYTVRGTAPRPAGAPVR
- a CDS encoding R3H domain-containing nucleic acid-binding protein is translated as MAAHQIHITDNLDLLLEVLPAEIRRQIEMQAGLDTLLEIVLDLGREPEARFPERVVRLSDGFVSREELHHVASRVGTFGKDNRAGIERTLHRISAIRNRAGEVIGLTLRVGRAVFGTVDIVRDVIEAGQSVLLVGRPGVGKTTLLREAARVLSDEASKRVVVVDTSNEIAGDGDIPHPGIGRARRMQVPYPELQHAVMIEAVENHMPEVIVIDEIGTEAEALAARTIAERGVQLIATAHGNTLDNLLQNPTLCDLVGGIQAVTLGDEEARRRGTQKTVLERKAPPTFDVVIEILDKDRLAVHHDVGHVVDRFLRGALPKPEIRTRTPEGEVRITSGEVAAQPANGAALSNGHLPPVAPPQKIVRIYPYAVSRNRLERAIRELRVPAIIADALHDADVLLTLKSQERRQPKRLKDAGHRGLPTHIIKSNTLSQIEGVLREIFGVQDRMSPEEQAMREAEEAISEVMAAAQPVELGPQNSYLRRLQHQLIQRYGLASESKGTDPFRRVVIYPQ
- a CDS encoding cyclic-di-AMP receptor, encoding MKLILAIVQEKDQRRLMEGLVAAEFQATMLASTGGFLREGNATILIGVEENRVDDVMAVVQKYCHVREQLVSPLPPVVEPVDSYISYPVKVQVGGAIVFVLDVERMVKV
- a CDS encoding DMT family transporter; its protein translation is MGADRHAEGFAEERCSDLPNCAPMPPALIRLAADASLAGVAVVWGATFPLGKLVLRYLGPFHYLGLRFGLAALLMAPLAWRERGRLAPDGLGAGILAGAVLFAGYALQTVGLRSTTASHAGLITGLNVVMIPLILLVWRRRAPNAALAGAVLLAASGLWLLLWQGGRPGGGDALVLGCAAALALQAIIVGQVAAAVPAAPFAAVQIATVAVLAGAWAVTAEAAPAAVPGSVAGAIVFMAVAATLGAYLAQAWAQRVVSPTRTGLLFALEPVAAVGFGAAWLGEALGPRQAAGAAAILLGVVIGEARPAHETPARQSGRDAGGRERGGRSHGIA
- a CDS encoding endonuclease Q family protein, translating into MNAHAGVPPRTVIADLHLHSKFSRATSRDMDVETLAKWCALKGITVVGTGDFTHPVWLRELKAKLTPTGRGLFTHGGRHFMLTVEVSNIYPQGGRLRKIHNVILAPGFEVVDRINAVLARFGSLMADGRPTLSLPSHKLVEYVMEISADCMVIPAHVWTPWFSLYGSNSGFDALAECFGDQAVQIRAAETGLSSDPPMNWRLSELDRVVLVSNSDAHSPAKLGREANVLDCELDYADMIRVLRGEDRRRFLFTIEFFPEEGKYHFDGHRACQQRMSPAETRAAGGRCPVCGRPVTVGVMSRVEALADRAEGQGGEDRVPFRNLIPLEEIIAAAFGSQPGTGAVREEYLNLVRALGGEFHVLLDAPLDEIARYTRPRVVDGVRRVREGSVQIRPGYDGLFGEIHVFGGAADEERRTAAAQPAQTSLF
- the holB gene encoding DNA polymerase III subunit delta'; translation: MLFRDLIGQREARAVLQGALRSGRVAHAYLFVGPDGVGRRPAALAFAQALLCTARLPVAGQVSPSGGGDEACGVCLACRKVASGTHPDLRVVAPGGRTESGAERRAVGIEQIRDLKREAAYPPYEARWKVFIVEDAEAMRAEAANSLLKVLEEPPAQSVIVLLSESASALLPTIVSRSQIVRFVPVPPAEIAAALIERAGVPPERAPLLAALSAGRPGLALRKAAGGEAVLEFRQEVVKALGAAAGGGAVKRLDAAEAVSRQKDDIERWLDTALLWIRDIAVWQAARDPALIVNLDRRDQIAAWADRARPEGLREAAAAIEAAKTDLHRNLNPRLVLEHLFAGLRLASDVSARTGEGGQSARPRPGR
- a CDS encoding class I SAM-dependent rRNA methyltransferase, translated to MHPGRDARLRAGHTWVYRAEIARIRGDPADGDAVAVHDASGRLLGTGFLNTRSVITVRLLTTADRDLDEPFFRERLERALALRRDVVADTTAFRLVFGEGDRLPGLIVDRYGDTLVLQTLTAGMDRRKELLVRLLLDLTGARRVYARNDPAVRRLEGLARETGWLAGGGPAEAAIEEAGAAFLVDVAAGQKTGFFLDQRENRVYAAGLLRGDVLDVFAYTGAWAVHAARCGALVKAVEISEQAAAMIVRHAGLNGVGDRCRVVAANAFDELRRLDRRRERFDAVVLDPPAFVKTRAALERGLAGYKEINLRALRLLRPGGWLISCSCSYHVSEAALEATVGEAARDAGRWVRLVERRSQARDHPVALGVPETRYLKCLIAEVE
- a CDS encoding NAD(P)/FAD-dependent oxidoreductase, whose translation is LPTHCTGKLSLHAFREFDLPRDLAVNALAAAVFHSPGGVAVHVRRPSADSYVVDRVAFDQWLVARAARAGAEVVTGVRVTAAALDGAWMRLRGAFPGRPEPFEALARLVIDAEGASPRLPASLGLHLHRTYACGLQYEMRGVGGLEPDTPEMFFGRHVAPGFFAWLLPVGRDRARIGLAVDPRDAGRAPVHYLDRLLATHAVLRRRVAGAVITRKVGGRIPMLTRRAPASQRGLLVVGDAAGQVKATSGGGIFFAMVAGRLAGRAAARYAAGDPEAPEAYERGWRGAFGREVAFTAFGRRVLNRLADRELDLVMRFIEASPAIRASVEAAGDTQYQSRIFRPLLRSLAAAALRRPGLLPVVGQALVHGMLVQM